The Polyodon spathula isolate WHYD16114869_AA unplaced genomic scaffold, ASM1765450v1 scaffolds_649, whole genome shotgun sequence region GTCTGCCTTAAACTAAACCTTTCTAGATtccaaatgtattgttttgaccCTTTCCAGCTATAAACGTACTGTTTTGACCTTTTCCGTATCTTTTTCCAATGTTTACAGCTACATTGTGGTTTCGTTACATGAATGACAATACaacatttgaagctgcttacACTTATCCTACAGTGTGTCCAAGTCTTACCTGAACTCTTGTCAAGCATTCTAAGAGGCCTGTCAGTGTTCTCCAGCTGTGAAAAGATCACATTAAACTCAATCATTACGTATACCCGTCATGACATTTCACCTGATTTGTGTATGAGTAAAAATAAGAGTACAGCATTGTAATAATAGGGAAGTGATGAACAGCTCTGTGCAATGCAATTACACAAGCTCAGGATTAGGTGAACGTTATAGTCTAACacaaagagatatatatatatatatatatatatatatatatatatatatatatatatatatatatatatttatatatatatatatatatttaataaatttatatatatatatattaatatatatatatatatatctatatatcataattataaaaatatatatatatatatatatatatatatattttatatatatatatatatatatattatatatatatatatatatatatatatatatacgcatgcatacatacatacacacacattttacttaTCTATCCCACAATAAATGAGAAATTGACATACATGCCTACAGTAGCTGTTTTACTCACCATCAAACACGCTGTAGGGAGAACCATGACAAAGTTATCAGGAAAGAAGCCACGTTTGCCATTGAGCTCTCCCTCCCACCAGCCCTCATCGTCTGTGTCCTGCAAAGCAATAAGTACGCTTGTGTCATAATCTTCTGCATCAGCTGTACATTCTGACCACCATGATCACCTGCTTTCACAGTGTCTATGTAAAGAGGGAAGCATGACATGCGTGCACCCATCCATCCACCCATAGATGGACAGGCACCTCTTATATCCCCAGATGTAGGTGCACTCAGTAATTCTGCTAAAGAATGTCTTCGATCCCACTGCAGTTGGATGAGCGGTTCTCTTTGTAAAACTAAGGTTCCGCACTTGGTGTTTTATAACAGCCCCATACTTGGTTAGATAATTCCCAATTTCAATCCCCTACTTCTATCTGCTAAAGCAAACCTGCTTTACATACTGTAGTAAAGACTTACCTTATTGATTATTACAACAATATCCCCTTTCTTCAGGTCCAGTTCATCTTCAGCAGTGGCAGTGTAATCGAACATAACCTTACAGCGTTCGTTGTCTGAAATGAACACAGGCTGTAGTACTGCGTACCcgaaacattgcatttaaaagaaaaaaaaaaagctctttcaTATTTGGATTCAATTTACTAAATAACCATTCTATCCCCTGTTTAGAAACCAGACTTtggagatcaaaaaaaaaaaaaaaggtcatcaAATTCTGGATGAAACTTTGCAAAAAGATCAATTGCTATACAATTGATCTTGAACACTGGAGAAAAGAAGGCTAGATTTcaggaaaaacacaaaagctgCAGTCAGAACTGGCTCCATGCTTGAATGTGTGATACCTACAGACACCCACCTTGGTTTATGTCAAGCCTCTGGCCTGCCCCAGATGTGTGTTGCAATTTtggtagctaaggaacaaaaacaaaaatgtatatttacagttttcaaagaTAAACAACAGTTACCTTTATCGTGTTGTGTGGTAGGGCTTTCGTGTGACAGATAAATCGCATCAGCGATGTATCCCTCAAGCATGAATAGCTAATTCAGAAAGGAAAGGCATAATCTGATACATTTGAAGTCTACTAACTGGTAATATGTAAAGGTTGTTTTAGGGGTGATTTTAAGGTTTTGATAGTCAACAAGCGATATGAAAAAACACCTTCCTTAAATTACCATCAATTAAACCTCACTGAACTTAATAAGAAAAACAGCAAACTCAGGATGTCTgtttataatcaaataaacactTCTTTAAATGCACTATGCAGTACTTAACAAATGTATACACGCGGTTAAACCCATTCTTATATATCCCCTTtggactcacacacacacacacacacacacacatacacatatatatatatatatatatatatatatatatatatatatatatatatatatatatatatatatatatatatatatttgtgtgaactctatggagttccaGATGTTGCCCTGtcctaacttaaaaaaaaaaaaaaaaaaaattttgtgttattttgttaataataaatgattaaacCTTTACCTTTTCCAGCTCTTTATTGAACAATGCTTCTGACAGCTTTGGTCTTTGTTTCACAGCAGAGCTGTTCGGCCCGTCAGTAGTTTCTAAATCCAAAACATTAATAGACAAGTTAAATCTCTGAGCAATGGACTGAGCGTGGGATTGCtgctgtgtgtgttacatgttacACCAAACATCATCGCAGTGCAAACTTAGCTTTACCTGTAATAGTCTTGACAAAGTTGGATGGGAAAGCCCCTATTTTGCCATTTTTGTTACCCAGCCACCAACCATCTTCTATCTGTTTTAGGACAGAATAAAAACGCATGCATTGAAGGTAGTTTTTACTTTCCTTAAACATG contains the following coding sequences:
- the sh3d21 gene encoding SH3 domain-containing protein 21 isoform X1, which produces MEVFVLMDFEGVDDELKMKAGDVIKNVRAGAEQGWMEGELNDSRGFFPSSFVKEIPSYLMGDHLREPRSIRKCKTLKEKQTLCEVTFAYSPLDKDELELKEGEIIEFIKEIEDGWWLGNKNGKIGAFPSNFVKTITETTDGPNSSAVKQRPKLSEALFNKELEKLPKLQHTSGAGQRLDINQDNERCKVMFDYTATAEDELDLKKGDIVVIINKDTDDEGWWEGELNGKRGFFPDNFVMVLPTACLMLENTDRPLRMLDKSSGKTWTHCRISVSSFKCCIVIHVTKPQCSCKHWKKIRKRSKQYVYSWKGSKQYIWNLERFSLRQT
- the sh3d21 gene encoding SH3 domain-containing protein 21 isoform X3; the protein is MVYYVYRMFCCCWERDESLIEDGGKTLKEKQTLCEVTFAYSPLDKDELELKEGEIIEFIKEIEDGWWLGNKNGKIGAFPSNFVKTITETTDGPNSSAVKQRPKLSEALFNKELEKLPKLQHTSGAGQRLDINQDNERCKVMFDYTATAEDELDLKKGDIVVIINKDTDDEGWWEGELNGKRGFFPDNFVMVLPTACLMLENTDRPLRMLDKSSGKTWTHCRISVSSFKCCIVIHVTKPQCSCKHWKKIRKRSKQYVYSWKGSKQYIWNLERFSLRQT
- the sh3d21 gene encoding SH3 domain-containing protein 21 isoform X2, yielding MDFEGVDDELKMKAGDVIKNVRAGAEQGWMEGELNDSRGFFPSSFVKEIPSYLMGDHLREPRSIRKCKTLKEKQTLCEVTFAYSPLDKDELELKEGEIIEFIKEIEDGWWLGNKNGKIGAFPSNFVKTITETTDGPNSSAVKQRPKLSEALFNKELEKLPKLQHTSGAGQRLDINQDNERCKVMFDYTATAEDELDLKKGDIVVIINKDTDDEGWWEGELNGKRGFFPDNFVMVLPTACLMLENTDRPLRMLDKSSGKTWTHCRISVSSFKCCIVIHVTKPQCSCKHWKKIRKRSKQYVYSWKGSKQYIWNLERFSLRQT